GAAAATTCCAGGGGGAGACAGAAACGGGGGCGGCTCCGACCACGGTCACGCCAGGATGCGCGTGAGTAGCCGGGGGCGAGTGGGACGGCCCCGGAGCATCCCCGCAGAGCCCCCGGCGTGCCGGGTGCTTTGTGCAGGCAGCGTTGGAGGGAAGCACGGCTCCGGGGGGAGCGCAGAGCAGGCGAAGGCATAGCTGGGGCATGCTGCTGCCCCTCGCCTTGCCGGGCCCTGAGGAAGGAGGGGGTCCGCACGTAGGGTCTTGCTGGGGTATGGCCAAGTGCTGGAGAAAGCAATGGGGATGGAGGCAGCGAGGTCCGAAGCAGCACGCTGTGGGGCTGGTTGGGGTGCAGatgtgcccccccagtgccccagcaGTGCGAGGAGCCCTCCGTGTCCCCCGCTTCTCCCTGGTGGGTTGTCACCCCATCACGCGGACATGGCAGCCTCACGTACAGGCTGCTGTCTCTTGGACTGCAGCAGAAGGGAGCTGGCGGTGGGGGGACACGCACCATACTTTGGGGTCCCCGGGGGAAGAACCACAGCCAGAGCGGCTGCTCGTGGCGCCGGAGGTGATGGGCGGCCGTGGGTGCTGCGGCCGCAGCGCAGAtggcggtgcggggcggggggggaagcgtTGCGTGGTGGGAGTCTGGCCGACGCTGCGGAGAGGAGGGAGCCGGGCGCGGGAAGCAGACGTGTTTGCTCTGACACCTGCAGCGTCTCGCTGCAGCAAAAGGAGCAACGCCGGGGCTGTGCGGCAGCCCCCGGGGGTttgggagccgggggtggggagggggggtgtctcccaAGGGAAGGATGCTGTGGAGCCGAGCCCTGCCACGCTGCCCGTGCCACCGCTGCCGTCCTCACCATGTGACGATCCGGCCGTACAGGGTGAAACGTTGCGTGGAAGGGGTTTTGCTCTCTGCAGGGAAGATGTTGCCCTTTGGGAGCTTGCCCGGGAGCAGCAGAGGGATGCCTGCATCCCTGACAATCAGAGCGGAGGGGAGTGAGAGCGAGGAAGCGCCCCGCAGTCGGGGGATGGCTTGCACAGGACGAGGTGGCAGGGCCGGGCTAGCAAACGTGCTCCTTGCAGGGAAAAATCTCAGTGATGCCCCAAAAGGGGTCTGGGATGCAGAAGGCGTGTGAGGTCTGCTCCCCCGGCCTGGCTTTGGGGGTGATGGCGGAGGTGAGtggggctggcgcggggccagcCCTGTTTCAGGGACCCCGTCAGCGTGGGAGAGCAGGAAGGTGCCGCTTGTGGCACGGACAGAACAAACCACAGCAGAGAAGGGACAAATGAGTCACAGACCAGCAGCGCGGCGAGCGTGGGGCTCTGCGGGGCGGCTGCGACGCTTGCAGGCACAGGAAAGGCaacccacaggaaaaaatacccccccccccgctcacgATGGGTACAGCCGGGCAGCTGCTCGCCTACTTCTGCATTGCGCCGGGACGTGTCGCAGGGCCTTCCTCTTGCGGCCACCATCATGCCCAGGAAGGGTGGTGGGGCAGGTGACAGTCCCTTGCAGGGACATTGTTCTTCCCCTGGTGTCCCGCGCTGTGGAGCTGTAGGAAGCCTGGATCCATGCTGGCTCCCCAGCGAGAGCCCACGGTGCCGGGCAGGAGGCAGCGTGGCATCGGCACAGCCCCCaggacagcaggcagggcaggtggTGGGAGACTGGATGGGACGGTGGCATGGTCACAGGCCGGGGTCCGAGGAGTCCGCAAGCAGGCTTGGAAAACAGGGATGCACCCGGATCTCTCAGCCAAGCCCAGGCGTCTGGATGCTGAGGGGCTCTGGGCAGGTGGGAACAGTCACCGGGAGGTgtcatggggaggaggaggtggctgcgcCCCCCACCACATGTGGGGGCTCACGGTCCCCATAGGCAATtgggcaggggctgccgggggcaCCTGCACGGTGCCAAACCCCCAGGAGCCGGGCAAGCTGCCGACTCGGCCAAGAGGAAGGTGGCTCCTGACGGAGGGGCGATGGGGGGAGCGGCGCCTGGTGGCTCAACACGGTGCCCATTATCCCTCGTGGCAGCCAAGGGGAGCGCGTGCCCCGGCTCCCGGCGCAGGGAGCCAGCGGCAGGTTTGGCAGCATCTCGGGGGGGGTGTTTCGTGCCAAGTGCCGCACAGAAGCAGGAACGATCCCGGATGATGCTCCGGGGGGTTGTTAGCAGTTCACCAGCAGCTTCCCGTGGTCTGGCAAGCCGCCCGGGATCGTTGGTGCCCAGGTCCTTGTTCTTCCCTCCTCGCTCCCTAACCACGCTAGCCGCCTCACTCCCCGGCCAGCGTGGGCACtgggtgttggggggctggggggcccgGTGTGGGGGGGTCTGATGCTCTCCATACCCCATGGCAATGTGACAGGAGCGTGCCTCTATCCCGCAGGTACGACGCGGGAAAGGACGGCTTCATCGACCTGATGGAGCTGAAGCTGATGATGGAGAAGCTGGGGGCACCGCAGACGCACCTGGGCCTGAAGAACATGATCAAGGAAGTGGACGAGGACCTGGACAGCAAGCTCAGCTTTCGggaggtgaggggccgggggggcctcCATGATGGCGGCAGGGGATGGCCACAGCACTGTCCCCCTGTGGCCAGTGCCAGACTGGGCTGGTGGTCAGGTGGGGAGGGAGCCTTTGGTGGCTTTGGGGTCTCGGAGGAGCTGATGCCAACGTCTCTTCTTGCAGTTCCTGCTGATTTTCCgcaaggcggcggcgggggagctgcaggaggacagcGGGCTGCATGCCCTGGCCCGGCTCTCCGAGATCGACGTCTCCACGGAGGGGGTGAAAGGCGCCAAGAGCTTCTTCGAGGCCAAGGTGAGGCGAGTGGTGGTGGGGCACGAGAGGTCCCGACGCGGGGTAGTGGTGCACGAGGGTGGTTTGGTGCCTGGACGaggggtgggcaggaggtggaggTGCTGGGACGGGCAGCAGGGCTTggtgggggtctggggagggacCCAGCCAGACGTGCCACCGCCCGCAGGTGCAAGCCATCCATGAGGCCAGCCGCTTTGAGGAGGAGATCAAGgcggagcaggaggagaagaagaagcagGCGGAGGAGCTGAAGCAGAGGAAGGCGGCGTTCAAGGAGCTGCAGTCCACCTTCAAGCAGTGACGGGGtcccggcgcggggccgggcaggaCTGGTCTGCGATGCCCGGGCCGGCAACGCTGCGTGTGCCGTGTGCCAGCCGTGCCGGGAGCGATGCCGGAGCCGGGTGCCGACTGTGCCCGCCCTGAAGGCTGAGCTGCCGGCGGGCTCCTGGCCTGGGCTGGGCGCAGCGGTGGAGCCCGGTCGTCCCCGGCTTCCCTCCCCTTGCTGTGGTGTCTGTAGGTGTTGTTCGTGTCCCCTCCTGAGTCCCCAGTGTCCCTCTCCCACCCCGTCCGAGCTCCTCCCATCCCGAGGGGCAGCagcaccctgtcccctgcccgtgacggtgccgggggctgctgctgccgaaTCCTGGGGGCTCCGTGCCCAAGACagtggctgtccccagggtgtcctgGTGTCGTGCATGTGCTGTGAGGGTGACAGGAGCCGCGGCGGGGGTTGCGGCAGCTGCGCTGGCTCGGTGCCCATTGGCGTGGCTGCATGGTGACAGAGATCCCggtccccccctcccgccgccgccttccccgaTGGCTGTGCCGAAAGCTGGGCGTGCTGTAGGGCAGCTCAGCGAGCCCCCCACCGCGGTGCCACctgtgtctgcgtgtgtgtgtgacgGCGGGTGGCACgctcagggctggggggcagcccccactGGCCCGTGTTTGTCTGTACGTTGGTGAAAGGCAGACGGAAAGGGCAGCTGCTGGCTcgcaaagctgtatttttatttgtcgTGTCGTACTGAGCCCGGGAGGGCGCGTGTTGTGGCTGCGAGCGGTTTCTGTCGGTTGATTGCGGGCTCCCGTGTTTGTGGGTGCTGTAAAGAGGCGCGTCTGTCCCGCAGCATCCCCCGaggggtgggacggggtggggggggtgtatgtattgtttgggtttttttttattttaatcccaaataaatattatatttcGTAAGTGCGCTGGGTGCCTGCGCAGGGGCCGCGGTGCAGCGATGGTGCGGCCGTGTCTGCGGCGGGGGCTCGGGTCAGGGGTAGGAGCCTGCGGGAACGGGGTCCAGCTGTGGTCACCTGGTCACCGCTGCTGGaggtggcccccccccccccacgggtGGATGGGGGCGAGGTGGGGTGGTGCTGGGAGCCCAGCGTGGGAAGCAGCGGGGGCCTGATCCAGGTGTGCGGCTTGGGGGTGAGTGAAGGTCTCCAGCGTCCCCGCTGGCATTGGCCGCGTGGAGAGTGAGATAAGGGGACCTTGGCCCCGGGGTGACTTGCGGGGGGAGCCACATCCTGGGGCTGGAGATTGGGGAGCAGCTTGGCTGGCTGGCCACCCCACGGAAAGCGGCATGGCTGGGGGGGGCGCTGTCCACTAGCCAGTCCCTCTAGAGGAACCGTGGCCACCAGCCGTCTCCCAAGAGGGACCCTGCCTTGTCCCCCAGTTGGGAGCCAGCGTCCCTGCTGTGCCACATCGCGGTGCAGCTGCAGGATGGACAGATGTGGCCGTTCCCAGGCAGGAAGGGGCGATGCGATAAGATGGGGCAAtagggctggggacccccccgccgcTTCCCTCCCCAGCATGGGACAGTCACCACATGTCGGTGGCAGGATTGGTGACGCCAAggtccccggcggcggcgggcgctatAAGAGGGGTGAGCAGCCCCAGCGCAGCACCTTGGGACGGCGCAACCATGCTGGGGGCTGTGTGTCTCGCCGTGCTGCTGGGCTACGGTgggtgcgggcggcggggaggggatggggtgggggggagtgaaCGGGACCCCAGCGCCCACCGTGGCCCCAGGCACAGGGTCGCAGGCGGTCGCTGAGGTCCCTTTGCCGGGTGTCACACAGCCTACGGATGCGGTCAGCCGGCCGTGCCGCCGCTGCTGGGCACCCGGGTGGTGGGTGGCGAAGATGCCCGTGCCCACAGCTGGCCCTGGCAggtaaggcggggggggggcacggggagagggagagggggtgggatggggacggggacatcccCGCTCTGACGCTGTGCCCCTGCCGTCGCAGATCTCGCTGCAGTACAGCAGGTACGGGGCTTGGCACCACACGTGCGGCGGGACCCTCATCGCCTCCAACTGGGTGCTGACGGCTGCCCACTGCATCAGGTGGGTGCAGGAgcgccggggggggtgggggaggtcCGGACTGGGTGGGGAAAGAGGTTTGTGGAGACTGACACCCCCTCTCTTTTCCCACCCCCGGCAGCTCTAGCTTGAACTACCGCGTGGTGCTGGGCAAGCAGGTCCTGTCGGAGGAGGACGAGGCGGGCTCGCTGGCCGTGGGCGTGGATAAGATCATCGTGCACGAGAACTGGAACTCCTTCTTCATCATGTAGGGGACAAGGCGCATTGGGCGTGGGTGGGAGGCATCGCGGCTCGGGGGTCCCCCTTCTGTCCCCGTGGCTGGGGGGTCCCCCGTCCCCGGGGGGTCCCCCGTCCCCACGGCCACCGgtccccacagctctgctctccccgCAGCAACGACATCGCCCTGATCAAGCTGGCGCAGGAGGTGGAGGTGAGCGAGACCATCCAGCCCGCCTGCCTGCCGCCCGCCGGCCTGACGCTGGAGAACAACTACCCCTGCTACATCACCGGCTGGGGACGCATCAGGAGTAAGCTGGGgactcccggggctgggggggaagggggtgtccgGTGGTGGTGGGGCACAAGGTGTGAGATATGGATGTCCTTGCAGCGAACGGGCCCCTGGCCGACGTCCTGCAGCAAGCCCTGCTGCCCGTGGTGGACTATGAGACCTGCTCCCAGCGGGACTGGTGGGGCAGCAATGTGCGCCCCACCATGGTCTGCGCCGGCGGGGACGGCACCGTCTCCGGCTGTAACGTGAGTGTCGTCCctgcggggccagggctgggggccgggagggaggcgggggtggCCGGAGCGGGTCTGGagtatccatccatccatccatccatccatccatccatccatccatccgcgCAGGGGGATTCGGGTGGCCCCCTGAACTGCCAGCGCGATGGGCTGTGGGAGGTGGACGGCATCGTCAGCTTCGGCTCCGCGCTGGGCTGCAACACCCACAAGAAGCCGACGGTCTTCACGCGGGTGTCTGCCTACATCGACTGGATCAACGAGGTGGGTGCCCCTGTCcctaacacccccccccccccggaggggCCGGCcacactgtccctgtccccacccctccgAGGGTCTCACCACGGCCCCCCGCCATGTCTTGTCGTTGTCAGAAAATAAGCGCGAACTGAGGCGGCAGCGCGTGGTGTGGAAAGTCTGGAGCGGGATAAAGGCGAAAGTGTTGAGCCGGCCTCCTGTGTCCTGCTGGTTATTTTTTTTGGCGAggacggggacggcgggggggacacacacacgtgGCAGAAGCAGGGGCTGTCTGTGGCGATGGTGGGGTTCGGCCCATGTGCTCGTGAGGGTCCCCCGAGTCATgcagcggggctggcgggggttccggggggggggggcagccatcCCGCAAGCTGCCCCTggttgtggggagggggcagtgggAGCCATGGCCGTGGGACTGAGGGGCTGGTGTGTTGCGGGGAGAGGGACCCAGGGTCTGGCTgggtggctctggggggctcTAAGGAGCCCACTTGGcccctggggggctgtgggggaggTGGTAGGTCCTAGGATGCTTTAGGGGAGTGGGCTGGCCCTGGGATGTCTGAGGGGAGCTTGGTGGCCCTGGGCTACTGGAGGACAGATGAATTAGAATGGGGGGGTCTGGAGAGAACTAGGGTGGTGCAGGGGGGCTGATTGCTTATGGGGGGCTCAAAGTTGGTTCGGGGTTTCCCTGGGCTCTGCATGGCAttgccagctccagctccaggagcTGGAATGTGGCCCAGAAGCCGAGGGTCTCACCCTGGGTTTCCATCCCTGGCGCCTGGAGAAAGCAGGTGGGCGGTGGGGGGCCGGTGGGGTGGTGCGTGTccccgggaggagccggggctgccgtGGGGGAGGTGTGGGGTTCACCGGGGAACAAGGCTGCTGCACTGATGGCCGCGAAGAGGCTGCCTGGGAGGTGCGGATGGGTGCCATGCCGGGAGCCCCCACGCAGAGCCACCCGCCGTGCCGGAGCCTCAGGGAGGCGGTGGTGCTGGAGGCGGTGGTGCTGGAGGCGGTGGTGATGGAGGCGGTGGTGATGGAGGCGGTGGTGATGGCGTGCCGTCATCTCGTGGTGCCCGGCGGGGAGcatggtggcaggaggagggtggcGTGACGTGCAGAGATGGACAGCGGGGCCTCGAGCTCAGCAGGGGAACGTGATGGATGGTGCCGGGAGTCAGAAGTCTGCAGGGATGAGCCGGGAAGAGGCGTTGGCATCGATGAAACTCGGAAGCAGTAACCCAAGGGTGGGAGTTTGGAATCTCTGTCTGTGTCCAGCATCGCTCTCGGCGGGTCAGGCGCCAACTGAGTCCATGGAGCTGTGAAGCAACGGGGTTTTTTGAGGTGTGTGAAGCACTTTACAGGTAGTGGCCAAAGCCATTGGCCCTGGAGGTCTGTCTGTGAAGGAGCCAAAGAAGGTTGGCAGCTTGTGCGAGATCCCAGGTATGTGGTGGGAAAGTGTTAGCGGTAGAAGCGGATGCAACAGTGAGTGGCAAAAGTGTCTGGAAGTCTGGAAGGGCAAGTTATACGGCGAAGCAGAAACTCTCTTTCAACTCTACAGCAACAGTTTCACCAATAGCACTAGTGTCAAAATTGTTGAGCTGAAATAcggaattttgtgtgtgtgtgtaagtgtaCGGGACACATTACCCTCTAATGGAAAAGGTTATGGGCAAAAAGGAAACAGCTGAAAACTCAGTACCAGAACGTAGGCAGCCTTCAGACGTTCTCCAAGAAGAAAGTTTCTTAAACAGTAGTTGAGACTTTAGGGGTACTTCAGTCGAGGGCTGCGCTACCCGTTTCACCTTACCCAGGTCCCTTAATATTCCCACTTAAAGAACTTTTGCGGTACGGACCTTCTAGTAGACAGCTGGAGTACGCTTCTGAGCCTGTGCCCCGGGTGTGTATTTACCCTTTTAAACCTCTAAAATCCGCCCTATAAAAGTTTTCATTTGCACAGTTTGGTAATAAGCGTTTTTTCGAAGTCAGCCTTTCCAAAGGCGGAGTGTCAGGCAGAACACCTGCGCACTGAGCTACTTTAGCTTTTACTTAGTTTTGCGCGTGGAAGTTATTAAACTTTTTGTCCTTAAACAAGTCCAAGTGTATAAAGTTCAAGTGtaaaaaagtaagttaaaaaagTACAAAGTACACTAAATGTCTTTTGCGCTTAAACTTTTATACTTCTTACACTCTTACACTTTAGCAAgtgtaaaagacatttttgtaCTTTCAGCAAGTACAGGTTTATAAAAAGTGTAAAACTTTTACActcttaaaaagttaaaattttgcaCTTTTAAGTGTATTACAAcagtaaaacttttttaaagggtaaaaagtgtagttaaaaaaaaaaaaaacaataaaattactGACGAGTGCTGGCTCCTGCCGCCGGTGGCCAGCTGCCTGTCGCAGACCTTGCGCACCGGCCTGGCCCTGGCTCCTCTGGGCCCCCGCTGCGCCTTGCAGGGTCCGAGTGGGGCTCCGCTGTCTCCAGCCCGTCCcacaccccctcctgccccaggcaaCGATTTGGGCCGGGACCGGCTCCCCTTGGCACGGCGAGGAGAGGGtcccccagcacatcccagctgcctcctcctggaAAAGAGACGACACCAGTTTCACCAACCCCCTCTGGCCTCTCTCCTCCTGGACCTCACCCATCGCCATCACCCAGTGAGACCGGTTGCAGGCTACAGCCTCctcggggtggtggtggtggggggtttGCACTTGTTTTTTGCCCTCTCCCACCACCCAGCCTGCGTTGCAGCCCTACCGTGCCCGGGAGGACCTCAGGCACCCACAccggaaaaaagaaaaccaaaataaaagggCTGCAGCACCAAACCATAAACACGACAAACTAAAACAACcaccagagagaaaacaaaccgcccccccccccccacacacacacacaaagcccaGGCACAGCCCACCCTCGCCCCCaccacacacacgcgcgcgcgcaaAGTCCCGGTGCAACTCATCACACCTCCcgctgatggttatggcttgagcaggagccggggttGGGAGGGGGGTGAGAGTGGAAAGGGAGGGAGCACACTGCCACAAAGACCCCAAACCCATCAacctgcaggggaggagggaaaggcaggggcGAGGATGAGAAAAAAGCGGGAAGAGGGAGGCAAAGAAAAGCCGGGAAAAGGCCGAAAACAAGACAACacataaggaaaagcaaaggaaaaaggggagggagagggaacgaggaaggcagcagggagacaAAGAGGGGAACAACATTAcgaaggcagggaggaaggcacaTGGGGGGGATGGGACCAGACCCAGGACACGGGGGCAAAGGGGCAGCCCCCCGGTGGGGGGCACTGAAGGGGCAGCCCCCGTGGTGGGGGGCACTGAGCTCTCGTCCCCACCTTGGCTCATTCAGGGATGCTGTGGCCACCGCCGGACCTGGCCCTGGCACACACACAGGGCTGGCCAAGACCCGCCACGGCACCCAGCCATGGGGACGagctgcccgccccgcccccccccccacctcggccCCGTCCCTTGGCCACCAGCGCCTGCCGTGCCCAGAAGAGCCCCAAAATAAGCAACCGAAATAAAAGGGCCGCAGCGCCAAACCATAAAGatgacaaattaaaacaacaaccTGAGAGAAAACagacctcccccccccagcaaagcccAGGCACAGCCCACActcaccacccccccaccccccccaaaaacacaCACGGGCTGTGCCCGGGCACGGCCGGCGCTGGAAGTGGCGGAGAGCAGAGGAGGGACCGGGGACCCGCTCCCCATTAGGgactgccccccaccccaccccagggaccctcccCAGGGAACGGGAGCTCAGGGACACCCCAGAAACCAGGGACAACCCCCCCAGGCTGACACTCACCAGACGAGGGCCGGCCACGCTGGGAAAGGGATGGGACGAAGCTCCTGGACCAGATGATGCTCCGGGACAGGACAATGCTTGGCCACCAACAGAAGAGAAGGGAACGGGCTGTGAGTCACTGCTCCAGGGTATCTGTAGCCCCCAtgcacccaccagccccccccccccacccccccaacccagccccccaccagccccttAAATCACCCCCTGGCCCCCAAAGCCAGCCCCGGGGTACCCTGTGCCTCCTCGGCTGAGTCCCAACAGCCCAAAGCCATGGacagaggggaaagggggggaagtTGGGGGGGGATATGAGGGAAACCCAGAGCACACCAGCACCCCCGGGGTCACACAGCTCAGTTTCacccccttttctcttctttttctttaacgCGACCCCAACCAGAGGAaatgcccggggcggggggaggacagggaagggaagaactTGGGAAAAGCAAGGGCCAAAAGCCCTTATGGCCACAGCCAGACCTGCCGCTGCCAAACAGAGTGCTGGCCACCACCGGCCACCACGCCCTGGCCCTGAGGACGAGCCCCCGGCCCTCGGCCCGCTGGGGACCCTCCCCAGGGAACCAGAGCTCGGGGACACCCCAGGAGGCAGGGACAAACCCCCGACCCTCACCAGACACCCCAGGGCTGACAGGAGAAGGTTGGGGGCAAACACAAGCCCACCACAGCAGCCACAGCCGATGAGGCCGCTCCACATCCAGGGCTCTCCTCGGGCACAGCCGGCACCGCCAGAGGGGAGAAGCAGCGTGAGCAGGGGACGGCGACATCTCCATTGGGGGGATTTAGtggctgcagggaaaggaaagagaaaaaaaggcagagagtcagctctggccacagcccatCCCCAAAAacatcccccagccccggcagagcCCAGTCCCACGGGGGAGGACCACCCAGGGGACAAACGTGCAGGGTCCCAAAGGAAAATCGGGACTATGGGAGTTGGGATCAGCACCAGCATGGGAAGCCCCAGGAGGGACGTGGGCACCCCAACACCACAGCACCCAGACACCCGGGTGCCCCGTGGAcaagggactgggatgggacatGGACACCCCGGGGGACAGGCACCATGGTGGCACTGGAGCTCTCGAACAACTCCCTGGCCCCCCACCCCAGGCGGGCACCCAGGAGACACTCCAGTCCCACCAACCCCATGGTGgtacaactggaaaaaaaacaagggaaaaaagtgcAGGGTCACCATTCCCGAGAGAAAAACGGGTCCAGGGAAGACAGGATCAGCCCCGGGATCACCCAGACACCCGGGTGCTCCGTGCACGAGGGCCCAGGACAGACCAGGGAGCACCAGCAACCCATAGccaggggacacggggaaggGGACCATGGTGGCACTGAGCTCTCTCGACCCCCTGAGCACAGGCAGGGCCGTCACAGCCACATCCCGGCTCTGGCTGGGACCCCCCACCACCCTCCACCCCAGACAACGGCCCAGGGCAACCACTCCCCGGCCCCAGGGGGCTTGGGGCTGCCCCACCTCACTCCGACAGAAGTGGCCGTACCTCCCCGGGCgctcgcccccagccccgctcgggCACAGGGCCCCCACCACCGGCCTggggcgccccccgcccccaggaaagccaaaaccaaagggaaaaaacccaaaaccaacgaCTGCAGCTCCAAACCATAAACACAACAAGCTAAAATAACAACTCAAGGCAAAGCAAAGCCCCCCAGAAAGTCACACACGCCCCCCCCACAGGCACataccccatggccacccccagGCTTTCCTGGGTTCGGTGGGTGCCACCAGTATTCGAGCCGATGCTGTGGCCGGGGCATCGTCCGGGGCCCCGCTCCTCACGGCACCAAGGACAGGCACACAAGGTGGGCCCCCACCGGCAGGGACCCATGGCCACCCCGTGCTGAGCCCCCTGGGAAAGGCATCGCCCGTCCCACGCCAGCCCCGACCCCGGGCTGCTCCCAGCATCCCGCTGCCAACGTGGGGCACCGCCAGCCCTGAAGCCGGGACAGAGAGCTCAGGGCCACcgcggggacagggatggcataCGTGTCACACACCGCTCTCACCTGTATTGATGGGCTGCAGGACCTTGGGGATGCTCCGCCACTGGCCAAGCATCGCTCTGTCTCCGGGGACAAGGAGGGGATGGAGACCGATGGTACCTAACATCTGTTTGGTTTCCATCTTCCTCTGTTCCTCTCCGCTGCATTTCTGCCGTGCCGTCTTAACAGCCTGTTTCCCTACaccttgcttttttcctttttaaatgaaactcaAAATTCACATATTTTCTTCCCAGCTCACTCCTCCTTCCATCGCAGGATGTCGGCGCGGGGCAGATCTCTGACAGGATGCTGCAATCGAGTTGTACCTAAAAACGGAGCTCCACTTACCCCAGCGGCGCGGGTGACGGCAGTGGTGGCTCCCAGCTGGGCTCTCCAGCATCGCCGTGATGGATGTGCCGCTCCCGCTCCATCACCGCTGGCAAATCCAGCACCTGCAAGTCTTGAGCAAAGCCCAGAACCTGCCCAGACCCTCACAGACCTGCCCTGCTcgccctgcccctgccctttcagcccccagcaccaccctACCTGGCCCAACCTGAGCCCCTTCCCGATTTCCCCCACCTGGGGACGGgcagttccctccctgccctcctccctgccgccAGCCGTCCCTGTGCTCCCCGCTCCTGAGCTCCCCCATTCCACAGCTGGGGGGGACCACGCGTCCCCGACCCCTACACCGGCTGGGGAAGGTCCCACTCGTCCCTGATCCCCATTTCTGGGGCAAAACAGAGCTTGCTTCAAGGCTGCATGATAAAGCATCACTAGAGGGACCTCGTGCTCATCAAGTAACAGAGAGGCTTTTCCTTCCCgatgcttttctttccacagacGCGTGggggacagccatggggacaGTGTTCCCCCAGCAGCAAGGACTGGAAGCGACTGAAAGAGAGAGTTAACAGCCTCTGGGGGAACCTGCCCCTTCTCTCACTCTCTCCCCCGATTTTTAATTACATCTTTTAAGTTTCCATCTCAATCGCCATTGCTCAAGGCCCAGCACCCTTTGAAAAACAGCTAAACCCAAACCCTGGGCTGAGAATCACTCTGCCAGCAGCGCTGAACTGCCTCAAAGCACCTGAAATGCTCCCAAAAAAAGGAGCATGGAAATACCGAGTGACTGCAAATGCAGATTGGAGATGCCCAGGATCCCAAGCATCCCACCCAGCAGGGCAGCTCCTCCGTCTCCGAGGATGGTTTCTCCCCAAATCCCCACATACATCCAGGGTTTGTGACCCAGAACCGTCACTGCAGTAGCTCGTCAGGGCGAGCGCTTTAACTCAGCTCTGATATCTG
The window above is part of the Chroicocephalus ridibundus chromosome 16, bChrRid1.1, whole genome shotgun sequence genome. Proteins encoded here:
- the EFHD2 gene encoding EF-hand domain-containing protein D2 isoform X1, with amino-acid sequence MAAAAEELAGRRGRGPEPGPGPGSPVGRVGGESSPGGGRRVFSPAGEFREFSRRQLRDMERLFRQYDAGKDGFIDLMELKLMMEKLGAPQTHLGLKNMIKEVDEDLDSKLSFREFLLIFRKAAAGELQEDSGLHALARLSEIDVSTEGVKGAKSFFEAKVQAIHEASRFEEEIKAEQEEKKKQAEELKQRKAAFKELQSTFKQ
- the EFHD2 gene encoding EF-hand domain-containing protein D2 isoform X2, with the translated sequence MELKLMMEKLGAPQTHLGLKNMIKEVDEDLDSKLSFREFLLIFRKAAAGELQEDSGLHALARLSEIDVSTEGVKGAKSFFEAKVQAIHEASRFEEEIKAEQEEKKKQAEELKQRKAAFKELQSTFKQ
- the LOC134524191 gene encoding chymotrypsin-C-like, whose amino-acid sequence is MSVAGLVTPRSPAAAGAIRGVSSPSAAPWDGATMLGAVCLAVLLGYAYGCGQPAVPPLLGTRVVGGEDARAHSWPWQISLQYSRYGAWHHTCGGTLIASNWVLTAAHCISSSLNYRVVLGKQVLSEEDEAGSLAVGVDKIIVHENWNSFFIINDIALIKLAQEVEVSETIQPACLPPAGLTLENNYPCYITGWGRIRTNGPLADVLQQALLPVVDYETCSQRDWWGSNVRPTMVCAGGDGTVSGCNGDSGGPLNCQRDGLWEVDGIVSFGSALGCNTHKKPTVFTRVSAYIDWINEKISAN
- the LOC134524132 gene encoding uncharacterized protein LOC134524132, with the protein product MVPFPVSPGYGLLVLPGLSWALVHGAPGCLGDPGADPVFPGPVFLSGMVTLHFFPLFFFQLYHHGVGGTGVSPGCPPGVGGQGVVRELQCHHGACPPGCPCPIPVPCPRGTRVSGCCGVGVPTSLLGLPMLVLIPTPIVPIFLWDPARLSPGWSSPVGLGSAGAGGCFWGWAVARADSLPFFLFPFPAATKSPQWRCRRPLLTLLLPSGGAGCARGEPWMWSGLIGCGCCGGLVFAPNLLLSALGCLHCPVPEHHLVQELRPIPFPAWPALVWRRQLGCAGGPSPRRAKGSRSRPKSLPGAGGGVGRAGDSGAPLGPCKAQRGPRGARARPVRKVCDRQLATGGRSQHSSVILLFFFFLTTLFTL